The genomic DNA GCCTACTTTCTTTCCTTGGTATTGTGCTGGTACCGAGTATTGGTTTGATTTGTAGGAAATCATGTTGGATGCATTGACTTTTACAAGCGTATGTTTGATCCGATAGGAATCTCTTACTTTCTCGGCTGGTAACGGGAGTAGGTGATTCCTTTCTTTTTTGAATTCTATCGCAGGAATTTTTCCAGTTCCTTGGTGGACCTCATGGTTCACCCGATGAGATAAGTCTTGCACAAATTGATGTAATTCTTCCAAGGTCAACTGACCTTGATAAGCATGAATTTCATCTAATATTTTCATTGTGGTTTCGACTTTTCCTTTTGTCCGTGGACGTCCAGCAATGCATGGCTTCACCTCAAAACCAAAATCCTTAGCGAATTGCGCAAACTTGGCATTCACTCTTCCTGGAGAATGTTCTGTTCTTGCCTCATCCATAACGGTTTTCATATTATCCGTGATTATTTCAGCCGGCACCCCTCCAAGAGCTTCGAATGTTTCTGTTAAGAAGGAAAACAGGACACTTAGTGATTTAGAAATACTCATTAGGAAGGTTCTGAAACGTGAATGAGATAGAATCAGTATTGCAACATTGATTTCAACGTTCTGACCATCCTTTGTTTCAAAAGGAATACTCTATTTCCAATCCAATTGTGCTTGTTTTCCTATAGGCGTTTCAAAACGTACTGTGCCTTTAGGAGAAGGAATCCGTTTATCCTCTTCAAAGTAAGCATTAAATTCGGGCGTTTTTGCAATATACGCTCGAAACGTCGATGCTGCACAATCCAGTCCATGATTATCCTTTAAATACTGCCATAGCACACGTCGATAATAAAACTTCTGCTTAGCATCTTCCGAAAGTAGTGCCGCAATGATTTCATAGTATTCATCAATTTTGGAATGCTTCTTTCGTGTACGTTTAGGAATAAATCCATTTAAATATTTATCAATGGTTCTACGATCTACACCTAGATCTCTAGCTAATTGACTTTTATAAATTTTCATCTTCAAATGCTCCATTAGTTGTTTTAATTTTGGTAAGTCTTCAAGACTCTTAAACTCAAAATCAGATTCGACATTAATCGATAAGCATTACTTTAGGTCCCATTGAAGGAATTGAACATATAGGGCAAGCCGTTCAGTCTGTTTTCAAAGGGAATGCAGATGCAGTAGTCGTTCACAAAGGATTAGTTAATCAAATTGTTCCAGTCATGGATGCAAACAGCGGGGAACTCATTATTCACTTATCTGCTTCTACCAATATGTCACCCGATCCAAATCAAAAAGAATTAGTCACAAGTGTGGAACACGCGGTACGTTTAGGGGCAACTGCCATTTCGGTTCATGTCAATATTGGAAGCCCAACAGAAGCCTGCATGCTTGAACATCTTGGAAAAGTGGCAGAGGAATGTGATAAATGGGGGATGCCACTCCTTGCCATGATGTATGTGCGTGACAGCAATAAAGTACACGAATATAATCCTCAAAAAATTAGACATGCCGCTCGTATTGCCGAAGAGCTGGGGGCAGATATTGTAAAAGTGAATTATACAGGATCCCTTGCAACGTTTAAGGAAGTAACCGATGCAATTAATATTCCTGTTGTGATTGCAGGCGGCGATAAAGTTAATTCAACGGAGCATCTTTTATATATGGTAGCCGAAGCGGTGGAGGCAGGGGCAAACGTATTATCGATGGAAAGAAATATTTTTCAGCATGCCAATCCTACTAAATTAACAAATAT from Bacillus methanolicus MGA3 includes the following:
- a CDS encoding 2-amino-3,7-dideoxy-D-threo-hept-6-ulosonate synthase translates to MEGIEHIGQAVQSVFKGNADAVVVHKGLVNQIVPVMDANSGELIIHLSASTNMSPDPNQKELVTSVEHAVRLGATAISVHVNIGSPTEACMLEHLGKVAEECDKWGMPLLAMMYVRDSNKVHEYNPQKIRHAARIAEELGADIVKVNYTGSLATFKEVTDAINIPVVIAGGDKVNSTEHLLYMVAEAVEAGANVLSMERNIFQHANPTKLTNMIRQELDSESPLEKAEEIIKKLG